A window of the Bombina bombina isolate aBomBom1 chromosome 3, aBomBom1.pri, whole genome shotgun sequence genome harbors these coding sequences:
- the LOC128651872 gene encoding small nuclear ribonucleoprotein F produces the protein MSLPLNPKPFLNGLTGKPVMVKLKWGMEYKGYLVSVDGYMNMQLANTEEYIDGALSGHLGEVLIRCNNVLYIRGVEEEEEDGEMRE, from the coding sequence ATGAGTTTACCCTTGAATCCCAAACCCTTTCTCAATGGTCTCACTGGTAAACCAGTGATGGTGAAACTAAAGTGGGGAATGGAATACAAAGGCTACTTGGTTTCTGTAGATGGATACATGAACATGCAGCTTGCAAACACAGAAGAATACATAGATGGTGCATTGTCAGGACACCTTGGTGAAGTTTTAATACGGTGTAACAATGTGTTATATATACGTGGTgtagaagaggaggaagaagatggAGAGATGCGAGAATAA